CCTCCGTCGTGCGAGGGCGTCGAGATCTGGCTCCAGCGCCAGAAGGACTCCGCCAGCGTGGCTCGAGGCGTGAGCGAGCTGGTGCGCCGCGGCACGCGCCCCAAGGACGTTGCGGTCCTCGTGCGGTCCGCACGGTTCGGGATCGACCTGGTGGAGCGGCTGGCCGTCGAAGGGGTGCCCGCGCGCATGGTCGGCGGATCGGAGCGTTTCTTCACGCGTTTGGAGGTGCGCGACGTGGCGAACATGCTGCGCGCCCTCACCGACCCGCGCGACGATTTCGCCTTGCTGGCCGCCCTCGGCTCGCCGATGGTCGGGCTCTCGCTCGACTCGATCGTCTGTCTGGCGGGCGAGTCGCTGGGCGAGCGGCTGGCAGCGTTTTCGCCCCCGCTGGAGGAGGACCGTGCGCTGTTGGAGCGGTTCCTCTCCTGGTTCGAACCCCTGCGCGCGTACGCCGATCGGCTGGGTGCGTGGGAGGTGATCGCGGAGGTCTTCGCGAAATCGCCTTACCTCGAGGCGCTCGCCGTGCGGCCGGACGCGGACCAGCGCCTGGCGAACGTGCGCAAATTGTTGCGTCTCGCCGTCGAGGAGCCCGAGTTGGGACCCAGCGAGTTCGCCGAACGCATCCGAGGAATCCAAGCGCTGCAGCACAAGGAGGGGGACGCGCCCGCGATGAACGAGGATGTCGACGCCGTGACCGTGATGACCGTGCACAAGGCCAAGGGGCTCGAGTTTCCCGTCGTGATCGTTCCCGACACCCATACGAAGATCGCACGGCGTCCCAACCCGGTCGTTGCAGACCCCTGGTTGGGACTCGTCGCGGCTTCCTACGGAGGCCACCCGGGCTGGGGACACTTGTGGCTCTCGGAGAGGCTTGCCGAACGGGAACGGGAAGAGGAGCTGCGCGTGCTGTACGTGGCGCTCACGCGGGCGCGCCACCGATTGATCGTCTGTGCCCATCCGCAGGCGACCGGAGGCTCGCTGGCGGAGTTGATCGGGAAGCAGGCGGCCCGCGGAGACCGCCTGCCGCCTGGGTTGGAGACCGTCGAGTTGGAGCGACCGGCCGAACGGTAAACTCGGCCATGGCCTTCACGGTCGCCTGCGCCCAGTTCGCCCCCCGCAAACACCAGATCGAGGCCAACCTCGATACGGTCGCGCAGATGGGGCTCCGGGCGTCCGCCGAGGGCGCGGAGCTCGTGGTGTGTCCCGAGGCATGCACGAGCGGCTACTTCCTCGAGGGCGGTGTCCTCGAATGCGCGTTGGAGGCCGAAGAGCTTGCCGACCGCCTTGGCCCGCGTCTGGGCGCCCTCGGGCGCCCGCTCGACCTGGTCGTTGGATTCTACGAGCGCAGCGGCGGAGACCTGTACAACAGCGCGGCTTACCTTGAGTGCGGCTCGGGGAAGCCGGTGCTCCGTCACGTGTACCGAAAGTTCTTCCTGCCGACCTACGGGGTGTTCGACGAGGAGCGGTTTGTCGCCGCGGGCCGCGAACTGGGCGTTTTCGACACTCGGCTGGGTCGCGTGGGGCTCCTGATATGCGAGGACGTGTGGCATTCGATCCTGCCGACGCTGGCCGCGGTAGCGGGCGCGCAGATCCTCGTGGTGCCGAGCGCCTCGCCGGCCCGCAACTTCTCCGGCGAGCAGATCGGCAATCTCGATCGCTACGCGCGCATGCTGCGCGCGATCGGCGAGGAGCACGGGATGTACTGCGTGAACTGCCAGCTCTCGGGGTTTGAGGGAGGGAAGGGGTTCGTCGGGGGAAGCTCCATCGTCGATCCGCAAGGTCGGGTCGTGGCAAAAAGCCCCGTGCAGGAGGACCACCTCCTTTTAGGTGAGATCGACCTGGACGAGGTCGAGTTGGCGCGCGCTTCGTTCCCGTTGTCCGCAGATCTGCGCACCGCGTGGTCCGATATCATTCGGTTGGCTAACGATCTGCGCTAGCCGGGGGCAGCCACAGCTCCCCGAGGATCACCCGGTACGCGGGCTGGCACGCCTTCTCGTAGGCGGCCGAGTGATGCAGCGCCGGGTACCCCAGCGCCCGTGTCTCTCGATCGACGCGAACCCAGTCGTTGCGGGAGATGGCGCCGATCGCTGTCCTTCGCAGCCGCTCTCCCAGTCGGCGCCACGCCTCTTCGAACGCGCCGCGCCGGGCGTCGAACCGTTTCGCGGAGGCGACGAAGAGGGCGAGGAGCATCTCGCGGTTGCCACCCCTGTCCCGATAGGGGCGGAGATGTATCCGCAGCACGGCGCCGTCGGGCCGAAGGGGCTCGACCTCCTCTTCCCGGGGTCGGGCGCGGCCCAGGGTTCGCCACTCCTGGTCGAGCCAGCGGCGGGGGCCAAGGTCGTCCGCAACCGCATGCTCGCCTCCTCGGGTCGCCTGGAAGAGCCATTTGTAGGCGTCCTCGATGCGTGTTTCCTGTCGAGCCTGCCACCGGGGAATGGCGAAATCGAGCAAGGCGTCCGCTTGCGCGATTGCGGCCACCGCAAGGAGGGCGAACATGGGCGGGAGCCTACCCGCCATCTACGGGTGCAGCGCACCGGGAACGGCCAGGATCGCGGCCACGGCGGGCGCGGCGAAGAGCAGGGAGTCGATCCGGTCGAGCAGTCCCCCGTGGCCCGGCAGAATCGAGCCGCTGTCTTTGAGGTCCGCGGCGCGTTTCAGGCTGCTCTGGAACAGGTCTCCCGCCTGGCCGAGAACGCCGCAGGCGAGGCCTGCGCCGAGGGCGAAAGGCCACGCCACTTCGAGCCAGGGTCCCAGCAAGAGGGCTGCTGCGACGCATCCGACCAAGTTGGCCAGCGCCCCTTCCACCGTCTTCTTGGGCGAGAGGGCGGGAGCCAACAGGCGTTTGCCCCACGCCTTTCCCACGAGCATCGCCGCCGAGTCGCCCACCCAGATGGGAACCAGCGCGAGCAGGACGACGTTCGCAGGTTGCCAAACCGCCTCCGTCGCCCGCGCCGCGTGCAAGGAGGCGAGCGCGACGAGCGGTCCCACGATCCACAAGGTGGCGGCCTCGAACACGAGGATCGAACCCCCGTGGCTGCGGAGGCGGGCCGCGGCGAGCACGCCCAGCACGGTGACACCCGCGCAAAGCGCGGCTGCGAGCGGGAAACGGGTGTTGGGATACACGACGCTTGCGGCCAAGACCGCGCCGACGAGCAACGCGAAGAAGCTCACACGCCGGTCGGCGATCCGCGCCAACGCCGACAGCTCATAGGTGGCGACGAGAGAGGCCGCTGCCGCAATCAGCAACAGCGGCCATCTGCCAGCGTAGGCGACCGCGGCCAATACGGGAACGGCCGCGACGAAGGCGGTCGCTACCCGAGTCTTCAATCGGCCTGGACGCCGCCGGGCTTGCCTGTCGACAGGCAAAGCGCGACCTGCACCCGATTCTCGCAGCGGAGCTTGCGCATGATCGTGCTGACGAGGTTCTTGACGCTCTGCTCTTGGAGGCCGGTGATCGTGGCGATGCGGCGGTTGGGAAGACCCTTGGCCACGAGTTGGGCGACTTCGAGTTCGCGCGGGCTGAGGTCTTGCGCCATGCCGTACGGGGTCATCCGCTCGCGGACGCGAACGCCTTTGCCCGCGCTGGCGAGCTCTTCGCCGTGCTTGGCCTCGCGGATCGCGCGGATCAGCTCGATGCCGTTCGCATTGCGCTCCACTTCGGTGTCGATGGGCAAGGGCCCCCGTCGGTTCGTGATGTCGCCCGCAAGGCAGACGACACTGATCTGCTGGCTTTCGCGCAGACCCGTCACGTGCTCCCAGTCCGCGGCGTCGACGGCTTTCTCGTCGACGACGATCACGTCGATATCCTGCTCCTTGGCACGGGCGACCGCCGCCTTGAGGCGACCCTCGCTGCTGACGACTTGGAAGCCGCCAACGTACGTGAGAAGACAGACGATGCCTTCACGAAGAAGGCCTTCACGGCAAACGATTACTATTCTCATATCCACAGTTCCAGAGTCATTCCAAATTACGGAGTTACTCCTTGGGACGACATACGTCAGCGGTTCGTTCCATCAAGAAATGTTTCCGCACCGAACTCTTTGGAAGAAGATACCCATCTAGTCCCGCAGGATCAAGCCGATCTTTCGCTTGACACGCTGCAGGGCGTTATCGATGGACTTGGTATGGCATTTAAGTTCGCGACTCATTTCGCGGTACGACATCCCGTCGAGGTAGCACCGGAGTACCGAGTGTTCGAGGTCGCTCAGCGCGTGCTGGACGAGCTCGTGGAGGTTCCGGGGCAGACGCGTCGCGATCGCGGCCCGCTCGGGATCGGGGCCGGCTTGGTCGGGAAGGACGTCGATCAGCGACCCGTCGGCGCCCTCCGCCCCCAGCGCCCGATTGAGGGAGACGTAGCCGTTCAAAGGGACGTGTTTTTGGCGGGTCGCGGTCTTGACGGCCGTGATAATCTGGCGCGTCACGCACAGCTCGGCAAACGGTCGGAACTTGCTCAGGCGATCGCTCCGGAAGTCCCGGATCGCCTTGTAGAGGCCGATCATGCCCTCTTGGATGACGTCGTCCCGATCGGCGCCCATCACGAAGTAGGCCTTGGCTTTGTTTTCGACGAGAGGACGGTAACGCGTGATCAGGAACTCCGTCGCGCCCTCGTTGCCGCATCGAGCAAGGTGAACCACCTCCTCGTCCGGCATGTAGGTGAAACGGTTGCCACGAGCGTAAACCCCGACGCTAGCCAACTCCTCCCATCCTCCTCCGCTCCTCCGCGGTCGCGCGCGATGCGCGTGGCCTCAGTCTAGGGGATGGGGGAGGAGCTTGTCAACGCGTTGCGCGCAGGGATTTTTGCGGACCCGGAAATGAACAGGCCCCACACCTGGGAGGGTGTGGGGCCTTCGATGCGAAGTTAAGGGTTGACCGTCACGTCGATCGTGGTCGTGTAGGGCTTCTTCAGCCCGTACTTGTCGGCGATCGTGACCGTGATGGTGTACTTGCCCGGCTTGCGGAATTTGCGCTTGACCACCTGGCTTTCGGCATCGACCTGGATGCCGTCCTTCGAATCGAAGTCCCACTTGTAAGTGAGGACGCTCGCTCCGCCGTACCCATAGGCCCAGAGTTGGACCTCGTCCCCGAGCGCGAGGTTGAGTTTGGTCACGTTGGGTTCGCCGCTGATCGGGGTGCTGTCGTTGATGACTCGGAGATCGCCGACGTAGAAGACCGCGGTGGCGTCTCCGGCGAGGGCCACCGAACTGACGATCTTGTTGGTCTTGTCGAACCCTGCGATGGCCTGGAGGGGGATCGCGGTCGTCCGCCAGCCTCGATCGCCGCTGCTGCTGGTGTCGATCGGGACGTACGCTTCGCTGCGCTTGCCGTCGGTCGTGGTGATGACGAACCGAAGTTCCTTGAGCGCCGCCTTTTCGCTTTGGCCGCCGCCCTGCGCGGCCCCACGGCCACCCCCCTTTCCACCGGCCGTGCCGGCAACGCCTCCGCCGCCCCCTGCAAGACCGCCGATCGCGCCGCCCTGGGCATCGCCCTTGCCGCCGCCCCCGCCGAGCGTGAGGTTGAGGTCCGCGACGCGGAACGTCAGGCGCAAGAGGTTGTTCTTGTCGGGATACAGGGTGGCCAAGTCCGGGGTGTTGGCGAAGTTCAAGATGCCCCCCTGGAAGAAGTTGCGGGTCGAGACGCGCACCGAGTAGATGCCTTCGTACGCGGCCTCGTCGGTTTGGCTCGCCGCACCGCTGCCCCACGAGCGGAGCACGATCCCCTGGTCGTCGATCGTCCTGCCCGGTGCGTAGAGCACCCCACTCTGGGCGACCGCGCCCGCGCACATCGCCCCTGCCATTGTTGCCAACATCATCCGAATCATTCGTTCCTCCCGCGCGCCGCATCCGGGTGGACCCATCGAACGCGTTCGATGGACCGGGCGCGGCCGGTTACCCTTTCGACGTCTAAGACCACACCAGAGATTACACCAGGTTTGTCGGCGACCTCAAATCGTTGGGGCAGCGACGTGAGAAACCGCTTGAGGATGACGCTCGGATCCATCCCGAGCACGCTGTCGATGGGACCCGTCATCCCGACGTCCGTGATCGTTGCGGTGCCTCCGGGCAGCACGCGTTCGTCGGCGGTCGTCACGTGGGTGTGCGTTCCAAGCACCGCGGTCGCGCGACCGTCGAGGTACAGGCTCATCGCGATCTTCTCGCTGGTGGCCTCGGCATGGAAGTCGAGGAGCAGGTGCGGGGTTTGGGCCTCCTCGAGGATTCGCTCGATCGCAGGGAACGGATCGTCGTACCCGTCGAGGAACACGCGGCCGCAGACGTTGGCCACGGCCAAGCGGATCCCCTCCTTCTCGACGGCGACCCAACCCCGCCCCGGGGCCGCCTTGGGAAGGTTCGCCGGCCGAACGATCGGCCGGTCGCCATCCAGGTAGGGGTAAATCTCCCGCTTGTTGAACGCGTGGTTCCCGAGCGTGATCGCATCGATGCCGAGATCGAAGAACTCCTCGGCGATCGCAGGCGTGATCCCCACGCCCCCCGCCGAGTTCTCTCCGTTGACGACCGTAAACGACGGAGCGTGGCGGTCGCGCAACGTCGGGAGCCCCAGCCGCAACGCCTCGCGGCCGGGTTTGCCCACCACGTCGCCAAGAAACAGAATCCGGTACGTCATGCGAGCGCTACGGTACCTCACCGTCTGCGATCGCTCGGTGCCTGGTCTCGCGGACCACGACGACATCGACCGGACCGCGGAACTCCGGCTGGTCCCCCAGCAGCGCCGCGACGCGCCTGGCGAGCCCTTCGGCCTCGCGCTCGCCAACTGCGTCGGGCTCGACGACCACGCGGAGTTCGCGACCGGCGCGGAGGGCGTAGGCGTCCTGAACCCCTGGCTCGGCGCGCGCCACGGCCTCGAGGGCGGCGATCCGCTCGAGGAACGCCTCCAGATCCTGCTTTCGCGCGCCGGGTCTAGAGCTGCTGACCGCGTCCGCGATCCGCACGACCGCGGCTTCGGCCGTCTTGGGCTCGACGTCCGAATGGTGCGCTTCGACGGCGTGGCACACCCGGTCGCTCTCGCCCGCGGACCGCAAGAAGGCGGCGCCCGCGACGGCGTGCGGGCCGGGCCACTCCTCTCCCAATGCTTTGCCCAGATCGTGCAAGAGGGCCGCGCGCCTGGCGACGTCCGGGTCGGCGCCGACCTCGGCTGCCAGTCGCGCGGCGAGGTCCGCGCACTCGATGCTGTGTTCGAGGACGTTCTGCGAAGCGCTCGACCGGTAGCGCAACGCGCCAAGAACCTTGAGGGTGGAGGGGGGCAGACCCCCGACGCCGGCGCGCCGGGCCGCCTCGCGCCCGATGTCGGGCAGCTCGCGCTCGAAGGCCGCCCGCGTCCGGCCGTGGGTCTCCTCGATCCGGGCGGGTTGGATCTTGCCCTCTTCGAGCAACGCCTCCAACGTACGCCGGGCGATTTCGCGCCGCACGGGGTCCAGGCACGAGATCGCGACGCTCGGCGACCCTTCCTCGACGAGAAGCTCGACGCCCGCGACCTGCTCGAACGAGCGGAGGTTTCGCCCCTCCCGCCCGATGATGCGTCCCTTGAGATCTTCGCTCGCGAGCGGGACCACGGCCTGCACCGATTCGGCGGTGACCGGGACCGCAACCCGCTCGATGGCGGCGAGCAGCGTTCGGCGGGCACGCTGGTCCGCCTCCTGCTCCAGGGCTTGGACTCGGGCCTCCAACTGCCCGCGAAACGCCGCTTCGTCGAGTTGCACGAAAGGAGGGGTCTTCGCTTCGGGCGTTCGCTTGGCGCGGCTGCGCTCGAAAACGAGCGCGAGCAGGGCGCCGAGCCCCGTGGTCCCCACGAGGATCAGCCCCAGTTCGAGGGGGTCGATGATCAAAGGGACTCCCCCGCCTCGAGCAGAGGCTCGACGATCTCGCGAATCGTCTCCTCGGAGAACCCGCGGCCCACGAGCCGGCGAGCCACGCGGGCGGGCTCCGCAAGCGTCGGCTTCAGGGTCGCCAACCAGGCTTCCGCCCGTTCGCGCTCGGGAGGAAGTTGTGCGAGCACGGCGTCGATGCAGGCGGCCGGGGCTCCCCGGCGGGTCAATTCGGCGCGCAGGGAGCGATCGCCGCACGCCCGCTTTCCAGACCGCGCGCGCGCGACCCCCTCGGCGACCCGCTCGTCGCTGACCAGTCTTCGAGAGCGAAGTCGCTCCAACACGGCGCCGATCTCATCAGAAAATCCCTTCCGCTCCAAGGCCGAAGCGATCTCGGACTCGAACCGGTCCGCAGAGGCGAGCTTGGCAAGCGCGAGTTCCAGAGCCTTCGCAAACTCCGAACCCATGGCGCTACTCGGCTTCGACGGCGACTTCGACCTCCTGCTCGGTGACCGCCTTGACGGGCGCCCGCTCGATCCGGAAGATCTCGCGGACCTTCGCGTCGATCTCTGCGAGAACGTCCGGGTTCTCGTCGAGGTACTGGCGCGCGTTGTCCCGCCCCTGACCCAGACGGATGTCTCCGTAGTTGTAGTACGTGCCCGCACGAGTGACGACCCCGCGCTCCACCGAGACGTCGAGCAGATCGCCCGCGCGGGAGATGCCCTTGCCGAAGATCATGTCGAACTCGACGTTGCGGAAGGGAGGTGCGACTTTGTTCTTGACGACCTTCACCTTCGTCCGGGAACCGATCTGCTCCGTGCCGTTCTTGATCGCCTCGCCTCGCCGGACTTCGAGCCGCACCGACGCCCAGAACTTCAAGGCCCGGCCGCCGGGTGTGACCTCCGGGTTGCCGTACATCACGCCGATCTTCTCGCGAAGCTGGTTGATGAAGACCGCCGACGTGCGGGACTTGCTGATGCTGCCGCCCAGTTTGCGAAGCGCCTGCGACATCATCCGGGCTTGGACCCCCACGAACGAATCTCCCATCTCGCCCTCGATCTCGGCGCGAGGCACCAAGGCCGCCACGGAGTCCAAAACCACCACGTCCACCGCGCCCGAGCGGATGATCGCATCCATGATCTCGAGCGCCTCCTCGCCGGTTGTCGGCTGCGAAATGTACAGCCGGTCCACGTCCACGCCGAGGGCGCGGGCGTACTCCGTGTCGAGCGCGTGCTCCGCATCCACGAACAGCGCGAGGCCGCCCGCGCGCTGCGCTTCGGCGACCAGGTGGAGCGCCAGCGTCGTCTTGCCGCCGGACTCCGGTCCGTAGATCTCGG
This is a stretch of genomic DNA from Fimbriimonadaceae bacterium. It encodes these proteins:
- a CDS encoding TIGR00282 family metallophosphoesterase — translated: MTYRILFLGDVVGKPGREALRLGLPTLRDRHAPSFTVVNGENSAGGVGITPAIAEEFFDLGIDAITLGNHAFNKREIYPYLDGDRPIVRPANLPKAAPGRGWVAVEKEGIRLAVANVCGRVFLDGYDDPFPAIERILEEAQTPHLLLDFHAEATSEKIAMSLYLDGRATAVLGTHTHVTTADERVLPGGTATITDVGMTGPIDSVLGMDPSVILKRFLTSLPQRFEVADKPGVISGVVLDVERVTGRARSIERVRWVHPDAARGRNE
- the sigH gene encoding RNA polymerase sporulation sigma factor SigH, which gives rise to MASVGVYARGNRFTYMPDEEVVHLARCGNEGATEFLITRYRPLVENKAKAYFVMGADRDDVIQEGMIGLYKAIRDFRSDRLSKFRPFAELCVTRQIITAVKTATRQKHVPLNGYVSLNRALGAEGADGSLIDVLPDQAGPDPERAAIATRLPRNLHELVQHALSDLEHSVLRCYLDGMSYREMSRELKCHTKSIDNALQRVKRKIGLILRD
- a CDS encoding RecX family transcriptional regulator, which encodes MGSEFAKALELALAKLASADRFESEIASALERKGFSDEIGAVLERLRSRRLVSDERVAEGVARARSGKRACGDRSLRAELTRRGAPAACIDAVLAQLPPERERAEAWLATLKPTLAEPARVARRLVGRGFSEETIREIVEPLLEAGESL
- a CDS encoding response regulator transcription factor, which translates into the protein MRIVIVCREGLLREGIVCLLTYVGGFQVVSSEGRLKAAVARAKEQDIDVIVVDEKAVDAADWEHVTGLRESQQISVVCLAGDITNRRGPLPIDTEVERNANGIELIRAIREAKHGEELASAGKGVRVRERMTPYGMAQDLSPRELEVAQLVAKGLPNRRIATITGLQEQSVKNLVSTIMRKLRCENRVQVALCLSTGKPGGVQAD
- the recA gene encoding recombinase RecA encodes the protein MANGTGAKGASSEKDKALESALGQIERSFGKGAIMRLGSGQREAIEAISTGSLSLDMALGVGGIPRGRITEIYGPESGGKTTLALHLVAEAQRAGGLALFVDAEHALDTEYARALGVDVDRLYISQPTTGEEALEIMDAIIRSGAVDVVVLDSVAALVPRAEIEGEMGDSFVGVQARMMSQALRKLGGSISKSRTSAVFINQLREKIGVMYGNPEVTPGGRALKFWASVRLEVRRGEAIKNGTEQIGSRTKVKVVKNKVAPPFRNVEFDMIFGKGISRAGDLLDVSVERGVVTRAGTYYNYGDIRLGQGRDNARQYLDENPDVLAEIDAKVREIFRIERAPVKAVTEQEVEVAVEAE
- a CDS encoding HD domain-containing protein, translated to MIIDPLELGLILVGTTGLGALLALVFERSRAKRTPEAKTPPFVQLDEAAFRGQLEARVQALEQEADQRARRTLLAAIERVAVPVTAESVQAVVPLASEDLKGRIIGREGRNLRSFEQVAGVELLVEEGSPSVAISCLDPVRREIARRTLEALLEEGKIQPARIEETHGRTRAAFERELPDIGREAARRAGVGGLPPSTLKVLGALRYRSSASQNVLEHSIECADLAARLAAEVGADPDVARRAALLHDLGKALGEEWPGPHAVAGAAFLRSAGESDRVCHAVEAHHSDVEPKTAEAAVVRIADAVSSSRPGARKQDLEAFLERIAALEAVARAEPGVQDAYALRAGRELRVVVEPDAVGEREAEGLARRVAALLGDQPEFRGPVDVVVVRETRHRAIADGEVP
- a CDS encoding PKD domain-containing protein, with protein sequence MMLATMAGAMCAGAVAQSGVLYAPGRTIDDQGIVLRSWGSGAASQTDEAAYEGIYSVRVSTRNFFQGGILNFANTPDLATLYPDKNNLLRLTFRVADLNLTLGGGGGKGDAQGGAIGGLAGGGGGVAGTAGGKGGGRGAAQGGGQSEKAALKELRFVITTTDGKRSEAYVPIDTSSSGDRGWRTTAIPLQAIAGFDKTNKIVSSVALAGDATAVFYVGDLRVINDSTPISGEPNVTKLNLALGDEVQLWAYGYGGASVLTYKWDFDSKDGIQVDAESQVVKRKFRKPGKYTITVTIADKYGLKKPYTTTIDVTVNP
- a CDS encoding phosphatidate cytidylyltransferase, whose protein sequence is MKTRVATAFVAAVPVLAAVAYAGRWPLLLIAAAASLVATYELSALARIADRRVSFFALLVGAVLAASVVYPNTRFPLAAALCAGVTVLGVLAAARLRSHGGSILVFEAATLWIVGPLVALASLHAARATEAVWQPANVVLLALVPIWVGDSAAMLVGKAWGKRLLAPALSPKKTVEGALANLVGCVAAALLLGPWLEVAWPFALGAGLACGVLGQAGDLFQSSLKRAADLKDSGSILPGHGGLLDRIDSLLFAAPAVAAILAVPGALHP